A part of Candidatus Manganitrophaceae bacterium genomic DNA contains:
- a CDS encoding DUF2892 domain-containing protein yields the protein MIKKYKGVKSYNVGGLDQQIRYGVGFFFPILALFAGRSRLVRAAMWVIGVNGLLTAYFKFSPLNRLLGISTYSRGRGLLRFAK from the coding sequence ATGATAAAAAAATACAAAGGAGTGAAGTCTTATAATGTCGGCGGGTTGGATCAACAGATCCGTTATGGCGTCGGTTTCTTCTTTCCCATCCTGGCCTTGTTCGCCGGGCGGAGCCGATTGGTGCGGGCGGCGATGTGGGTGATCGGCGTCAATGGTCTGCTCACCGCCTATTTTAAGTTCAGCCCATTGAACCGCCTCTTGGGGATCTCTACCTACTCGAGAGGGCGAGGGCTGCTCCGCTTCGCAAAATAG
- a CDS encoding APC family permease, with translation MASEVQPAAGLPVPGTPTELRRDVSVWGSFTWGYADVGADVYVALGLVMGAAHGAAPLAFLAAGCVYILIGFAYTELASAYPVAGGGQYYCLRGLGDIWGFIAGSALLLDYTIDIALFAAASAGYINFFFPAIQQFSIDLGPFQGINLLWAAESLLLIVLLMVLNIRGIRESSLFNSLIGAVDMVMEGSIIVLGFLFAWRPEKVVYQFQNEFPSTEQFFYAVSVAIISYVGLESISQAAQETRRPATIIPRTSIALIFVVLLFALSFPVLSLGIVDWQTLAERESDPVAALASAIPYVGFLAGQAAAVLGATIVLISANTGVMGASRLTYSMSEFHLLSPWFNAVHPKYRTPVRSVVFFSGVAAVEAIFSFLSGPKAMDTMVNMYAFGATLAYFLSFIALIALRIKDPYTPRPYRMPFNIKVKGYYIPVLGTVGALATVGMLGVVIWTHALGRIAGPGWIILWLGIYFWYRWKNGLPMLRSVPRDWEKDQIAILTSAEEFDLLEQYKLALAERNKKELKHVTK, from the coding sequence ATGGCATCTGAGGTTCAACCTGCTGCCGGGCTTCCTGTCCCCGGCACTCCCACCGAGCTGCGGCGGGATGTCTCGGTCTGGGGCTCCTTTACTTGGGGCTATGCCGATGTGGGAGCGGATGTCTATGTCGCCTTAGGCCTGGTGATGGGCGCCGCCCACGGCGCGGCACCGCTCGCCTTTCTGGCCGCCGGCTGCGTCTATATCCTCATCGGCTTTGCCTATACCGAGCTTGCCTCGGCCTATCCAGTCGCCGGAGGAGGACAGTACTACTGTCTTCGGGGCCTGGGAGATATCTGGGGATTCATCGCGGGATCGGCACTGCTCCTCGATTATACGATCGACATCGCGCTGTTTGCCGCCGCTTCCGCCGGCTACATCAACTTCTTTTTTCCCGCCATCCAGCAATTTTCGATCGATCTCGGCCCCTTCCAAGGGATCAACCTCCTCTGGGCGGCCGAATCGCTTCTGCTGATTGTCCTTCTGATGGTCCTCAACATCCGCGGCATTCGAGAATCGTCCTTATTTAACTCGTTGATCGGCGCCGTCGATATGGTGATGGAGGGAAGCATCATTGTCCTCGGCTTTCTCTTCGCCTGGAGACCGGAAAAGGTCGTCTATCAATTTCAAAACGAATTTCCGTCGACCGAGCAATTCTTCTATGCCGTCTCGGTGGCGATTATCTCTTATGTCGGCCTGGAGTCGATCTCTCAAGCGGCCCAGGAGACGCGACGGCCCGCGACGATCATCCCGCGGACCTCGATCGCACTCATCTTTGTGGTTCTTCTCTTCGCCCTCTCGTTTCCGGTCCTCAGCCTGGGAATCGTAGACTGGCAGACCCTCGCGGAGCGCGAATCGGATCCGGTCGCCGCCCTCGCCAGCGCCATCCCCTACGTCGGTTTTTTGGCCGGACAGGCCGCTGCGGTGTTGGGGGCGACGATTGTGTTGATCTCCGCCAACACCGGGGTCATGGGCGCCTCGCGACTGACCTACAGCATGAGCGAATTTCATCTGCTCAGCCCCTGGTTCAATGCGGTCCACCCGAAATATCGGACTCCGGTCCGAAGCGTTGTCTTCTTTTCCGGGGTCGCCGCCGTTGAAGCCATCTTCAGTTTCTTGTCGGGCCCGAAGGCGATGGATACGATGGTGAACATGTATGCTTTCGGCGCCACCCTCGCCTATTTTCTTAGCTTCATTGCCCTGATTGCACTTCGGATCAAAGATCCCTATACTCCTCGGCCTTATCGGATGCCGTTTAATATTAAGGTGAAGGGATATTACATCCCGGTCCTCGGCACGGTCGGGGCGCTCGCCACCGTCGGAATGCTCGGCGTGGTCATCTGGACGCATGCGCTCGGCCGGATCGCCGGGCCCGGCTGGATCATTCTCTGGTTGGGGATTTATTTCTGGTACCGGTGGAAAAATGGGCTGCCGATGCTTCGGAGCGTCCCACGGGATTGGGAAAAGGACCAAATCGCCATCCTCACCTCCGCCGAAGAGTTCGATCTGCTCGAGCAATACAAGCTCGCGTTGGCGGAGCGAAACAAGAAAGAGTTAAAACATGTTACAAAATAG
- a CDS encoding complex I NDUFA9 subunit family protein, producing the protein MAAVFITGATGFVGRAIVRRLLSQGGEARALYRAERSRFIENEKLEWIRGGIDSIERLTQGMAGAKAVIHLAGRLVEPPGERFEQVHVKGTLNVLEAMRRSGLRRLLHMSALGSRADAPSRYHQTKWEAEERVRSAPVDATIFRPSLIFGKEDRAINLLIRALPYLPFIPVPGSGQNRLQPVWVEDVATCFVRALDNPALDHPIMPGRTDPLCGPQTYTLNELIALILQIVGKRRSKVHLPIWMLKPPAALAEQLFKTPPLTRDQLILLQEDNICGKHDRFEKFDLSFSRLEEVLPSYL; encoded by the coding sequence ATGGCTGCGGTCTTTATCACCGGTGCGACCGGCTTTGTCGGGCGGGCCATCGTTCGTCGCCTCCTCTCTCAAGGAGGGGAGGCGCGAGCACTCTATCGGGCCGAGCGAAGCCGCTTCATTGAAAATGAAAAGCTGGAGTGGATTCGGGGCGGGATCGATTCCATAGAGCGCTTGACCCAAGGAATGGCGGGCGCGAAGGCGGTGATTCACCTCGCCGGGCGCTTGGTCGAGCCCCCCGGCGAGCGCTTTGAGCAGGTCCACGTTAAAGGGACCCTGAATGTCTTGGAGGCGATGCGGCGCTCGGGCCTGCGCCGACTCCTCCATATGAGCGCGCTCGGAAGCCGCGCCGATGCCCCAAGCCGATATCACCAAACGAAATGGGAGGCGGAGGAGCGGGTCCGCTCCGCTCCGGTCGATGCAACGATCTTTCGACCGTCTCTGATCTTCGGCAAAGAAGATCGAGCGATCAACCTTCTCATCCGCGCACTGCCCTACCTTCCATTCATCCCCGTCCCAGGGTCGGGCCAAAACCGTCTGCAGCCGGTCTGGGTGGAGGATGTCGCCACCTGTTTTGTCCGTGCGTTAGACAATCCCGCGTTAGATCATCCGATAATGCCGGGCCGGACCGATCCCCTCTGCGGCCCGCAGACGTATACGTTGAATGAGCTGATTGCGCTCATCCTGCAAATCGTGGGAAAGCGCCGCTCGAAAGTCCACCTCCCGATCTGGATGTTGAAGCCGCCCGCAGCCCTTGCAGAGCAGCTGTTTAAAACCCCTCCGTTGACACGCGACCAGCTGATCCTCTTGCAAGAAGACAATATCTGCGGAAAGCACGACCGCTTCGAGAAATTCGATCTCTCCTTCAGCCGGTTGGAGGAGGTCCTCCCTTCCTACCTTTAA
- a CDS encoding VTT domain-containing protein produces MSDQKIITPGKSCYRVAQADQIDLLVDAAPYYAALYQSIIHARERIVFLGWQFDSRVSLLRGEEAAQARYPVQFLPLLQKVAEARPDLQIYILAWDHSIVFIPEREWWQHYRFQETTPEQIHFVFDALHPAGGSHHQKIVVVDGQIGFCGGLDVCGDRWDTAQHRRKNPLRKNDDGTPYSLFHDVQIGIQGEAVSVLEEIFCSRWNAATGERLSFAPPRERQRLDLPHTLRLSPGPVSISRTVPIGACGQTTPIHEIAQFYDDAIASAERLILIENQYFTSRRVYEALLKRISDKDRPAVELILILPQAAQNWKEELAIGFEQRRLLQHLEDAAKRAGSPIAIYTPIKTGKGPLPATPIYVHSKVLAIDDRILSIGSANTSNRSLGLDTECNINIEAEDDRRRGEIRQSCYTLLAEHLEQSTEAVEALIRQKGGWVAALDSAWSEGKAGRLHKVSETLPDSWIDQVLPDGICFDPESPLIPEDLFETLFSGTGAETEGEGATGEERENKREEKAVHEKKEGSESGLNRRSLLKAGAFFLLPLVGLFFYLTLHRKGFDLHAGVALLDQVRASHWTVPLFVAGTIVASVISFPLTVCLILGGVLFGAFWGTVLNWTSALAGAIASYYLGLYLGKPLFRSLTEKKMPALTDWIKKKGFWAILVLRVVGIFPFTWVNFVAGANRIRLSNYLLATAIGMLPGTFLISYFSNSILQGTTNLHKGVHPLWVGIVVLLVWIGSTFLKKWWLRRQERAFS; encoded by the coding sequence ATCCCGTTCAATTCTTGCCGCTTCTGCAAAAAGTCGCCGAAGCGCGGCCGGACCTTCAGATTTATATTTTGGCGTGGGACCACTCGATCGTCTTCATCCCGGAACGGGAATGGTGGCAACACTACCGTTTCCAGGAGACGACCCCCGAACAGATTCACTTTGTCTTCGATGCCCTCCACCCGGCCGGCGGGAGTCATCATCAGAAAATCGTCGTGGTCGACGGTCAGATCGGCTTCTGCGGCGGGCTCGACGTCTGCGGGGACCGCTGGGACACGGCGCAACACCGCCGGAAAAATCCGCTTCGAAAGAACGACGACGGCACCCCCTATAGCCTCTTCCATGACGTTCAGATCGGCATTCAGGGAGAGGCCGTCTCGGTGCTGGAGGAGATCTTTTGTAGCCGATGGAACGCCGCCACCGGGGAGCGGCTCTCTTTCGCCCCTCCCCGGGAGCGACAGCGGCTTGATCTTCCCCACACGTTGCGGCTTTCGCCCGGACCGGTTTCGATCTCCCGCACCGTTCCGATCGGAGCATGCGGGCAGACGACGCCCATCCACGAGATCGCCCAATTCTACGATGATGCCATCGCCTCCGCGGAGCGATTGATCCTGATTGAGAACCAATACTTTACCTCCCGCCGCGTCTACGAAGCGCTCCTGAAGCGGATCTCCGATAAAGACCGGCCGGCGGTGGAGCTGATCCTCATCCTTCCGCAGGCGGCCCAGAATTGGAAAGAAGAATTGGCGATCGGATTTGAACAGCGCCGGCTGCTTCAACATTTGGAAGATGCGGCGAAGCGGGCCGGCTCGCCGATCGCGATCTACACACCGATCAAAACCGGCAAGGGCCCGCTCCCGGCGACGCCGATCTATGTGCATAGTAAAGTCCTGGCGATTGATGATCGGATCCTCTCAATCGGATCGGCCAATACGAGCAATCGAAGCCTCGGCCTCGACACCGAATGCAATATCAATATTGAGGCCGAAGACGATCGCCGTCGGGGAGAGATCCGACAGAGCTGCTACACCCTCCTCGCCGAGCACCTCGAGCAGTCGACCGAGGCGGTTGAAGCGCTCATCCGGCAAAAAGGGGGGTGGGTGGCTGCACTCGATTCCGCCTGGTCTGAGGGGAAGGCGGGGCGGCTCCACAAAGTAAGCGAGACCCTTCCCGACTCCTGGATCGACCAGGTCCTCCCCGATGGAATCTGCTTTGATCCCGAATCGCCGCTGATCCCGGAAGATCTCTTTGAGACACTTTTCTCCGGAACCGGCGCGGAGACCGAAGGGGAGGGCGCAACCGGGGAGGAGAGGGAGAATAAACGGGAAGAGAAAGCGGTTCATGAGAAAAAAGAAGGATCCGAATCGGGATTGAATCGTCGATCGCTCTTAAAAGCGGGCGCTTTCTTTCTGCTCCCGCTGGTCGGCCTCTTTTTCTATCTCACGCTTCACCGGAAAGGTTTCGACCTCCACGCCGGCGTGGCGCTGTTGGATCAGGTTCGGGCATCGCATTGGACGGTTCCCCTTTTTGTCGCAGGCACCATTGTCGCGAGCGTGATCTCCTTTCCCCTGACGGTCTGCTTAATTTTGGGAGGCGTTTTGTTCGGCGCCTTCTGGGGGACCGTTTTGAATTGGACCTCGGCGCTGGCGGGGGCGATCGCTTCGTATTATTTGGGACTCTATCTCGGCAAGCCGCTCTTTCGGAGCCTTACGGAAAAGAAGATGCCGGCCCTCACCGACTGGATTAAGAAAAAAGGATTTTGGGCCATTCTCGTCCTCCGCGTGGTCGGCATCTTTCCTTTCACCTGGGTGAATTTCGTCGCCGGCGCGAACCGAATCCGGCTCTCGAACTACCTGCTGGCAACGGCGATCGGGATGTTGCCGGGAACCTTCCTCATCTCTTATTTTTCCAACTCCATTCTGCAAGGGACCACAAACCTCCATAAAGGGGTCCACCCGCTCTGGGTTGGAATCGTCGTCCTTCTTGTTTGGATCGGCTCCACCTTCCTGAAAAAGTGGTGGCTGCGACGCCAGGAAAGAGCCTTTTCCTAA